In a single window of the Pelagibacterium sp. 26DY04 genome:
- a CDS encoding siderophore-interacting protein, translating to MSFVKARVAHRRSVTSGMVRVTLAGKEIEEFKDSGVADEFVRVFFPDPMTGDLPVPEEDDAGRAVFPEGIEEPHAEYYSIRRIDKAARELDIDFVVHDGGLASEWAQKAQPGDCIVLGKARFCYEPPEAMAWQVLLADATGLPALSRIAEETPAHIKTIAIVEVAEAAHRQELPVGEHVEMRWLYGSGNGIGPSNLLSNLRALQLPQGEGYIWMAGEMQASRAIRRHIRNDLKLTGRNFSVVRYWLDNKEVWRSRWDALDPAVREEIDALWASDRDPDDIADTWHNILETHGL from the coding sequence ATGTCCTTTGTCAAAGCCCGTGTGGCCCACCGGCGCTCCGTCACCTCCGGCATGGTGAGGGTTACCCTCGCCGGCAAAGAAATCGAGGAATTTAAGGACAGCGGCGTCGCCGACGAATTCGTGCGCGTCTTCTTCCCCGATCCGATGACCGGCGACTTGCCAGTGCCGGAAGAGGATGACGCCGGACGGGCGGTGTTCCCCGAGGGGATCGAGGAACCGCACGCCGAATATTACTCCATCCGCCGCATCGACAAGGCAGCGCGCGAGCTCGATATCGATTTCGTCGTGCATGACGGCGGGCTGGCGAGCGAATGGGCGCAAAAAGCGCAACCGGGCGATTGCATCGTCCTGGGCAAGGCGCGCTTCTGCTACGAGCCGCCCGAGGCGATGGCCTGGCAGGTGCTCCTGGCCGACGCCACCGGACTGCCGGCGCTTAGCCGGATCGCCGAAGAAACGCCAGCTCACATCAAAACCATAGCGATCGTCGAGGTCGCCGAAGCTGCCCACCGCCAGGAGCTCCCCGTTGGGGAACATGTGGAGATGCGCTGGCTTTATGGCAGCGGCAACGGCATCGGGCCCAGCAATCTCTTGTCCAATCTGCGGGCGCTGCAATTGCCCCAGGGCGAGGGCTATATCTGGATGGCCGGCGAAATGCAGGCCTCACGCGCCATCAGGCGCCACATCCGCAATGATCTCAAGCTCACGGGGCGCAATTTCAGTGTCGTCCGCTACTGGCTCGACAACAAGGAAGTCTGGCGCAGCCGTTGGGACGCGCTCGATCCTGCGGTCAGGGAAGAGATCGATGCCCTCTGGGCATCCGATCGCGACCCCGACGACATTGCCGATACCTGGCACAACATCCTCGAGACGCACGGCCTCTGA
- a CDS encoding TetR/AcrR family transcriptional regulator, with protein sequence MAQDIAGRGDPVKLLELMWGKDKAGRRGPKPKVGLEQIVRAAVEIADAEGIEAVSTRKVAEAVGISPMSFYTHVPSKAELHDLMLDHVAAPGNNAPPDWDEMDWRARMTVIAGAMWGFYLQHPWVLQFQTHRPVLGPNTLASYEVALSAVEGIGLDEIEMDLSVTALMDLVAGAVRNAARQKFVHEATGMSDDEWWYKIEPFLETLDYSPYPISSRVGPITGAEYGPGDPERAFKFALERFLDGMEVMLARKRGEKP encoded by the coding sequence ATGGCACAGGACATCGCCGGCCGGGGTGACCCGGTAAAGCTGCTGGAGCTGATGTGGGGAAAGGACAAAGCGGGACGCCGTGGCCCCAAACCCAAGGTCGGGCTCGAGCAGATCGTCCGGGCCGCGGTCGAAATTGCCGATGCCGAGGGCATCGAGGCCGTTTCGACGCGCAAGGTGGCCGAGGCGGTGGGGATTTCACCGATGTCGTTCTACACTCACGTCCCGTCCAAGGCCGAGCTTCACGACCTGATGCTCGATCATGTAGCCGCGCCGGGCAACAACGCGCCGCCCGACTGGGACGAGATGGACTGGCGCGCCCGCATGACGGTGATCGCCGGGGCAATGTGGGGATTTTATCTCCAGCACCCCTGGGTGCTGCAATTCCAGACGCATCGTCCGGTGCTGGGTCCCAACACCCTGGCCTCTTATGAGGTGGCGCTGAGCGCAGTAGAGGGGATCGGGCTCGATGAAATCGAGATGGACCTCTCGGTGACGGCGCTCATGGATCTCGTGGCCGGGGCGGTCCGCAACGCGGCGCGGCAGAAGTTCGTCCACGAAGCCACGGGCATGAGCGACGATGAGTGGTGGTACAAGATCGAACCGTTCCTTGAAACGCTCGACTACAGCCCCTACCCCATCTCCTCACGCGTTGGCCCGATCACCGGCGCCGAGTACGGGCCGGGCGATCCCGAACGCGCCTTCAAGTTCGCCCTCGAGCGGTTCCTCGACGGCATGGAGGTGATGCTGGCGCGCAAACGCGGGGAGAAGCCCTGA
- a CDS encoding ATP-binding cassette domain-containing protein, which produces MIHARDITRTFKTKTGPVEAVRGLSLDVAEGELVAFLGPNGAGKSTSVRMLTTLLPMSSGSANVAGHDVAREPALVRRKIGYVGQKTASGPYHRVRDELVIQGRAQRMSEAASRKRADELLEMLELTALAKRDCASLSGGQKRRLDVALGLMHTPAILFLDEPTTGLDPHSRANLWEHILRIREETGMTIFLTTHYLDEADTMAERVMIMDNGTMIADDTPERLKADLAGDAIRVDLTSPGEVTTAAEIAQHLPQARDILPNGTALTVTVKDGEAVLPFFLRTLQDKGIDIAAANVRRPTLDDVFLGLTGRSLRENAVAA; this is translated from the coding sequence ATGATCCATGCCCGCGACATTACACGAACGTTCAAGACCAAGACCGGTCCGGTGGAGGCGGTGAGAGGCTTGAGCCTCGATGTCGCCGAAGGCGAGCTTGTCGCCTTTCTGGGTCCCAATGGTGCCGGAAAGTCCACATCGGTGCGCATGTTGACGACGCTGCTCCCCATGAGTTCGGGAAGCGCCAATGTGGCCGGCCATGACGTGGCCCGCGAGCCGGCGCTGGTGCGCCGCAAGATCGGCTATGTCGGCCAGAAGACCGCTTCCGGCCCCTATCACCGCGTGCGCGACGAACTCGTCATTCAGGGCAGGGCGCAGCGCATGAGCGAGGCGGCGTCCCGCAAGCGCGCCGACGAACTGCTCGAAATGCTCGAACTCACAGCGCTGGCCAAGCGCGATTGCGCTTCGCTTTCGGGCGGCCAGAAGCGCCGGCTCGATGTGGCCCTGGGTCTGATGCATACGCCGGCCATCCTGTTCTTGGATGAACCCACCACCGGGCTCGATCCGCACAGCCGCGCCAATCTCTGGGAGCACATCCTGCGCATTCGCGAGGAAACGGGCATGACCATCTTCCTCACCACCCACTATCTTGATGAAGCCGACACCATGGCCGAACGCGTGATGATCATGGACAACGGCACGATGATCGCCGACGACACGCCCGAGCGGCTCAAGGCCGATCTGGCCGGCGATGCCATCCGCGTCGACCTGACCAGTCCGGGCGAGGTGACGACCGCCGCCGAAATCGCCCAGCACCTGCCGCAGGCGCGCGACATCCTCCCCAATGGCACGGCGCTGACGGTAACGGTCAAGGATGGCGAGGCGGTGCTGCCGTTTTTTCTGCGTACCCTTCAGGACAAGGGCATCGATATCGCCGCCGCCAATGTCCGCCGGCCAACCCTCGATGACGTGTTCCTCGGCCTCACCGGCCGCTCGCTGCGCGAGAACGCGGTCGCTGCCTGA
- a CDS encoding ABC transporter permease, with translation MSFVSDTVLSFRREIGPTLRSWYYMIFGVIQPLLYLGLFVPLLGTMPIAGEGNALQWFVPGMVVMLVLFTTVSCGWALTEELFSGSFERFLATPASRPALLVGRALKELAPLLIQALILIVVAVPFGLQLHPLPMLVGLLFLLVFGVGVASLSYALAIASKNDGSLFYLVSHSVSLPLMLLGGVLLPMQMAPDWLYIASRFNPLTYLVEAERALFMGELFSTTVLWGALVSGVVAVVGHAVGAATIKRASL, from the coding sequence ATGAGTTTTGTTTCCGACACCGTCCTCTCCTTCCGCCGAGAGATCGGGCCGACGTTGAGAAGCTGGTACTATATGATCTTCGGGGTCATCCAGCCGCTGCTCTATCTCGGCCTGTTCGTGCCGCTGCTGGGCACCATGCCGATCGCCGGCGAGGGCAATGCGCTCCAATGGTTCGTCCCCGGCATGGTGGTGATGCTGGTGCTGTTTACCACCGTCTCGTGCGGCTGGGCGCTGACCGAAGAACTGTTCTCAGGCAGCTTCGAGCGGTTCCTGGCCACGCCCGCCAGCCGTCCGGCGCTGCTCGTCGGTCGCGCTCTCAAGGAACTGGCGCCGCTCCTCATCCAGGCGCTGATCCTGATCGTCGTCGCGGTGCCCTTCGGGCTGCAATTGCACCCTCTGCCCATGCTGGTGGGGCTCTTGTTCCTGCTTGTCTTCGGCGTCGGCGTGGCGTCGCTGTCCTACGCCCTGGCCATTGCGTCCAAGAACGATGGGAGCCTGTTCTATCTCGTCTCCCACTCGGTTTCCCTGCCGCTTATGCTGCTCGGCGGCGTGCTGCTGCCGATGCAGATGGCGCCGGACTGGCTCTATATCGCCAGCCGCTTCAACCCGTTGACCTATCTGGTTGAAGCTGAACGCGCTTTGTTCATGGGCGAACTGTTTTCCACAACTGTGCTTTGGGGCGCGCTCGTCTCGGGCGTCGTGGCGGTCGTGGGCCATGCCGTCGGCGCGGCCACCATCAAGCGGGCGAGCCTGTGA
- the cysS gene encoding cysteine--tRNA ligase yields the protein MSQEPSLKLYNTLTRTKEDFVPIDPANVRMYVCGPTVYDFAHIGNARPVIVFDLLYRLLRHVYGESHVTYVRNITDVDDKINARALRDFPDLPLNEAIRQVTETTASQFHKDVAALGCLPPSVEPRATEHIGGMIEIIERLIARGHAYEAGGEVLFRVNSMPDYGQLSGRNLEDNIAGARVAVESHKENPADFVLWKASSENEPGWDSPWGRGRPGWHIECSAMSKELLGETFDIHGGGLDLIFPHHENEIAQSRCAHGTDMMANIWMHNGYLQVEGRKMSKSEGNFITIHDLLETEKFGGRKWPGEVLRLAMLMTHYREPIDFSVARLEEAENRLVGWQRAARASGATPPDAATLAELADDLNFSRAATVLDAMARKANRGETSAAHCLAATLTFLGFPLDSLIRQEGDEATAQKVSERLAALAAKDFTKADAIRAELLEQGIQLMDYKDPETGERKTKWEVAR from the coding sequence ATGTCGCAAGAGCCGAGCCTTAAGCTCTACAACACGCTCACCCGGACCAAGGAGGACTTCGTCCCCATCGATCCGGCCAATGTGCGCATGTATGTCTGCGGGCCTACGGTTTACGATTTCGCCCATATCGGCAATGCGCGCCCGGTGATCGTCTTCGATCTGCTCTATCGGCTGCTGCGGCACGTTTATGGCGAAAGCCATGTCACTTATGTGCGCAATATCACCGACGTGGACGACAAGATCAACGCGCGCGCCCTGCGCGATTTCCCCGATCTGCCGCTCAACGAGGCCATCCGCCAGGTGACCGAAACCACGGCAAGCCAGTTCCACAAAGATGTCGCCGCGCTCGGCTGCCTGCCGCCTTCGGTCGAGCCGCGCGCCACCGAGCACATCGGGGGAATGATCGAAATCATCGAGCGCCTGATCGCGCGCGGCCATGCTTACGAGGCCGGTGGCGAAGTGCTGTTCCGTGTCAATTCCATGCCCGATTACGGCCAGCTCTCGGGCCGCAATCTCGAGGACAACATCGCCGGAGCGCGGGTCGCCGTGGAGAGCCACAAGGAAAATCCGGCCGATTTCGTGCTCTGGAAAGCGTCCAGCGAAAACGAGCCGGGATGGGACAGCCCCTGGGGCCGTGGCCGTCCCGGCTGGCATATCGAGTGCTCGGCCATGAGCAAAGAGCTGCTGGGCGAGACGTTCGACATCCACGGGGGCGGGCTGGACCTCATTTTCCCCCACCACGAAAACGAAATCGCCCAGTCGCGCTGCGCCCACGGCACCGACATGATGGCCAATATTTGGATGCACAATGGCTATCTGCAGGTCGAAGGCCGCAAGATGAGCAAGTCCGAGGGCAATTTCATCACCATCCACGACCTGCTGGAGACTGAAAAATTCGGCGGCCGCAAATGGCCGGGCGAAGTGCTGCGGCTAGCCATGCTGATGACGCATTATCGCGAGCCCATCGATTTTTCGGTCGCAAGGCTGGAGGAGGCGGAAAACCGCCTGGTCGGCTGGCAGCGTGCTGCCCGGGCGAGCGGGGCCACGCCTCCGGACGCGGCGACGCTCGCCGAACTGGCCGACGACCTCAACTTTTCCCGCGCCGCGACCGTGTTGGACGCCATGGCGCGCAAAGCCAATCGCGGCGAAACCTCCGCCGCTCACTGCCTCGCCGCAACGCTCACCTTCCTCGGCTTCCCCCTCGATAGCCTGATCCGGCAGGAGGGCGACGAGGCCACGGCGCAAAAAGTCTCCGAACGCCTCGCCGCGCTCGCAGCCAAGGATTTCACCAAAGCCGACGCCATCCGCGCCGAACTGCTCGAACAAGGCATCCAGTTGATGGATTACAAGGACCCCGAAACGGGCGAGCGGAAGACGAAATGGGAGGTAGCGCGGTGA
- a CDS encoding DUF559 domain-containing protein — MLKPAGADWRHQIPKRNRGFAKSMRRNPTEAERQMWMLLKDRRLAAYKFRRQVPIGPYIADFVCYASRLIVELDGSQHGEQLDADRNAWLNSKGFRVLRVWNNQLVTEREAVLDALWHNLQESHHG; from the coding sequence TTGCTGAAACCCGCCGGCGCTGACTGGCGGCATCAGATTCCAAAACGAAATCGCGGCTTCGCCAAATCCATGCGCCGCAATCCCACGGAAGCCGAGCGCCAGATGTGGATGCTTCTCAAGGACCGGCGGCTGGCCGCATATAAGTTCCGCCGCCAGGTCCCGATCGGTCCCTATATCGCCGACTTCGTCTGCTACGCCTCGCGCCTGATCGTCGAACTCGATGGAAGCCAACACGGCGAGCAGTTGGATGCCGACCGAAACGCATGGCTGAATTCGAAAGGCTTTCGCGTCCTCCGTGTCTGGAACAACCAACTAGTCACCGAACGCGAAGCCGTGCTCGATGCCCTTTGGCACAATCTGCAGGAATCCCATCATGGCTGA
- a CDS encoding GFA family protein, which produces MADELTGGCQCGAVRFSTKLYGRGSICHCRMCQKAFGSFFGPLVTAHDGTWTRGEPKWFQSSNAARRAFCADCGTPLAYQTKFGLELAIGAFDQPERVPPEIQVNPHDKVPFFESLSQLPLVEDPGEEWRNFMAGIHSNQHPDHDTSDWPPREEEEEEL; this is translated from the coding sequence ATGGCTGATGAACTCACCGGCGGCTGCCAATGCGGTGCCGTGCGCTTTTCCACCAAGCTTTACGGACGCGGCTCGATCTGCCATTGCCGCATGTGCCAGAAGGCGTTCGGCAGCTTTTTCGGACCGCTGGTCACCGCCCATGACGGCACATGGACGCGGGGCGAGCCCAAATGGTTTCAAAGCTCGAATGCAGCCCGCCGCGCCTTTTGCGCCGATTGCGGAACGCCCTTGGCCTATCAGACCAAGTTCGGGCTCGAACTGGCCATCGGCGCCTTCGATCAGCCCGAGCGCGTACCGCCCGAAATCCAGGTCAACCCGCACGACAAGGTGCCGTTTTTCGAAAGCCTGAGCCAATTGCCGCTGGTCGAGGATCCCGGCGAGGAATGGCGCAACTTCATGGCCGGCATTCATTCCAATCAGCATCCCGACCACGATACGTCTGACTGGCCCCCGCGAGAGGAAGAAGAGGAGGAGCTATGA
- a CDS encoding GFA family protein encodes MNRIDMEVSGGCQCGAVRYHTSQMLDNAHLCHCRMCQKAVGNIFAALVAAPDDKLIWTRGEPAIWRSSEHVERGFCANCGTPLFYHDVNNGRTNLTIGSLDNPDNFPPHANTGSEGQVAWFKTITQIEDGGTTEAEGEEWAAAIKASNHQHPDHDTSQWQPTGRET; translated from the coding sequence ATGAACCGCATCGATATGGAGGTGAGCGGCGGCTGCCAATGCGGCGCCGTGCGCTACCACACGAGCCAGATGCTCGATAACGCGCATCTGTGCCATTGCCGCATGTGCCAAAAGGCGGTGGGCAACATCTTCGCCGCCCTCGTCGCCGCGCCGGACGACAAGCTGATCTGGACGCGCGGCGAGCCGGCCATATGGCGCAGCTCGGAACATGTGGAGCGCGGCTTCTGCGCCAATTGCGGCACGCCGTTGTTCTATCACGACGTAAACAATGGCCGCACCAATCTGACCATCGGCTCGCTCGACAATCCCGACAATTTCCCGCCCCACGCCAATACGGGGTCCGAAGGGCAGGTCGCCTGGTTCAAAACCATCACCCAGATCGAGGATGGCGGCACGACCGAAGCCGAAGGCGAGGAGTGGGCAGCGGCCATCAAGGCTTCCAACCACCAGCACCCCGACCATGACACCTCCCAATGGCAGCCGACTGGGAGGGAGACATGA
- a CDS encoding GFA family protein — protein sequence MTTHGQTFSGGCQCGAIRYQAEVLENPEICHCRMCQKAHGAPAVTWASVPEAELHWTRGEPAHFESSANAMRGFCARCGTPLTFKHRYANTIDIALATLDHPERIAPEYQGGVESRMPWFGNIHLLREERMDERTDSHQHPDHETDHWPKGGAK from the coding sequence ATGACCACGCACGGCCAGACCTTCTCGGGCGGCTGCCAGTGCGGGGCTATCCGCTATCAGGCCGAGGTGCTCGAAAACCCCGAGATCTGCCATTGCCGCATGTGCCAGAAGGCCCATGGCGCGCCGGCGGTCACCTGGGCGTCCGTGCCCGAGGCGGAGCTTCATTGGACGCGCGGCGAGCCGGCACATTTCGAAAGCTCGGCCAACGCCATGCGCGGCTTTTGCGCCAGGTGCGGCACGCCGCTGACCTTCAAGCACCGCTACGCCAATACAATCGACATTGCGCTCGCAACGCTTGACCATCCCGAGCGGATCGCGCCCGAATATCAGGGCGGGGTGGAATCGCGCATGCCGTGGTTTGGAAATATTCATCTGCTGCGGGAGGAGCGCATGGATGAACGCACCGATTCTCACCAGCACCCCGACCACGAGACTGACCATTGGCCTAAGGGAGGAGCCAAATGA
- a CDS encoding VOC family protein — translation MIDHFGLSVADYEKSRAFYDKALAPLGYRKLAEFPIPQGMIAGYGADKPDFWLSSGGRCTGNLHFAFAAKSRAEVDAFYAAALEAGGRDNGAPGIREIYHPNYYGAFVYDLDGHNIEAVCHAPA, via the coding sequence ATGATCGACCATTTCGGACTGAGCGTTGCCGACTACGAAAAGTCACGCGCCTTCTATGACAAGGCGCTGGCGCCATTGGGCTATCGCAAACTGGCGGAATTTCCCATTCCCCAGGGGATGATCGCCGGCTATGGCGCCGACAAGCCCGATTTCTGGCTCAGCAGCGGCGGCCGTTGCACCGGCAACCTCCATTTCGCCTTTGCCGCCAAATCCCGCGCCGAGGTTGACGCCTTCTATGCCGCTGCGCTTGAGGCCGGCGGCCGCGACAACGGAGCGCCGGGTATCCGAGAGATTTACCATCCCAACTATTACGGGGCCTTCGTCTACGACCTCGACGGCCACAACATCGAGGCGGTGTGCCACGCGCCCGCCTGA
- the cimA gene encoding citramalate synthase: protein MTKDRLYLFDTTLRDGAQTTGVEFSLEDKIAIAKLLDGLGLDYIEGGYPGANVVDTEFFAQKRTKAAQFVAFGMTKRAGRSVENDPGIADLVNSGADAVCYVSKAWDHQVKLALGISTRENLKSLAESIRAAIAGGKEAFVDCEHFFDGYKANRTYALDCVKTALEAGARWVVLCDTNGGTMPSEVEAIVADVLTVAPGDRLGIHAHDDTGQAVANSLAAVRAGVRQIQGTINGLGERCGNANLMTIIPTLVLKQLFSERFETGVTPEKLETLTHVSRAFDEILNRAPNRHAPYVGVSAFATKAGIHASAIAKDPSTYEHVAPETVGNERAIMVSQQAGKSNLLTSLKRFDIELAKDDPRLDKLLRQVKEREARGYSYDGAEASFCLLAHKLLGSLPRFFDVTSYRTAVERRHNARGELVTVCEAVVKIDVEGDILMSVAEGNGPVNALDLAMRKDLGKYSSRIDDLELVDYKVRILDGGTGAVTRVLIESRDGTGERWFTVGVSPNIIDASFEALYESFTYKLMKTA from the coding sequence ATGACTAAAGACCGTCTCTACCTCTTCGATACCACCTTGCGCGACGGCGCCCAGACCACGGGCGTCGAGTTCTCGCTTGAGGACAAGATCGCCATTGCGAAACTGCTGGACGGGCTGGGGCTGGATTACATCGAGGGCGGCTATCCCGGCGCCAATGTCGTCGATACCGAGTTCTTCGCCCAAAAGCGCACGAAGGCGGCCCAGTTCGTCGCCTTCGGCATGACCAAGCGGGCGGGGCGCTCGGTCGAGAACGATCCCGGCATCGCCGATCTGGTCAATTCGGGCGCCGATGCGGTCTGCTACGTGTCCAAGGCCTGGGACCATCAGGTCAAGCTCGCCCTGGGCATTTCGACCAGGGAAAACCTCAAAAGCCTTGCCGAAAGCATCCGAGCGGCGATCGCGGGCGGCAAGGAAGCGTTCGTCGATTGCGAGCACTTCTTTGACGGTTACAAGGCCAATCGGACCTATGCGCTTGATTGCGTGAAAACCGCGCTCGAGGCCGGCGCGCGCTGGGTGGTGCTGTGCGACACCAATGGCGGCACCATGCCTTCGGAGGTCGAAGCCATCGTCGCCGATGTGCTGACGGTGGCGCCCGGCGACAGGCTCGGCATCCACGCCCATGACGATACCGGCCAGGCGGTGGCCAATTCGCTGGCGGCCGTGAGGGCAGGGGTGCGCCAGATCCAGGGCACGATCAACGGGCTGGGCGAGCGCTGCGGCAACGCCAACCTCATGACCATCATTCCCACTCTGGTGCTCAAGCAGCTCTTTTCGGAGCGTTTCGAAACCGGCGTCACGCCCGAAAAGCTCGAAACGCTCACCCACGTGTCGCGCGCTTTCGATGAGATCCTCAACCGCGCGCCCAACCGGCACGCGCCCTATGTGGGCGTTTCGGCCTTCGCGACAAAGGCCGGCATCCACGCCTCCGCCATCGCCAAGGACCCTTCGACCTATGAGCACGTCGCCCCCGAAACGGTGGGCAATGAGCGCGCCATCATGGTCTCCCAGCAGGCGGGGAAATCGAACCTTTTGACCTCGCTCAAGCGCTTCGACATCGAACTCGCCAAGGACGATCCGCGCCTCGACAAGCTCCTGCGTCAGGTCAAGGAACGCGAGGCGCGCGGCTATTCCTATGATGGGGCGGAGGCTTCGTTCTGCCTGCTCGCCCATAAGCTCCTGGGTTCGCTGCCGCGCTTTTTCGACGTCACCAGCTATCGCACGGCGGTGGAACGCCGGCACAATGCGCGCGGCGAACTGGTTACCGTTTGCGAGGCGGTGGTCAAGATCGATGTCGAGGGGGATATCCTGATGTCGGTGGCCGAGGGCAACGGCCCGGTCAACGCGCTCGACCTCGCCATGCGCAAAGATCTCGGCAAGTATTCGAGCCGTATCGACGATCTTGAACTTGTGGACTACAAGGTGCGTATCCTGGACGGCGGCACGGGCGCGGTCACCCGTGTGCTGATCGAAAGCCGGGACGGGACGGGGGAAAGATGGTTCACCGTGGGCGTTTCCCCCAATATCATTGATGCGTCTTTCGAGGCGCTATATGAGTCCTTCACCTATAAGTTGATGAAGACTGCATAG